A stretch of the Tolypothrix sp. NIES-4075 genome encodes the following:
- a CDS encoding RrF2 family transcriptional regulator — MELSCKSEYAILALLELATHYQSGEPQQIRTIAAQQNIPDRYLEQLLATLRRGGIVKSQRGSKGGYILSREPWKITLFEVIGCLEGLDVRTCDEDVQPKTVDSGVIEEVWQEARQAANAVLEKHTLQDLREKRDARRQLDIMYYI; from the coding sequence GTGGAACTATCGTGTAAATCAGAATACGCAATTCTTGCCTTATTAGAGTTGGCAACTCATTACCAAAGCGGCGAACCGCAGCAAATTCGCACCATTGCGGCACAACAAAATATACCCGATCGCTATCTGGAACAACTGCTGGCAACTTTGAGACGTGGAGGTATAGTCAAAAGCCAACGCGGGTCAAAGGGTGGCTATATCCTGTCGCGAGAACCTTGGAAAATAACACTTTTCGAGGTGATAGGATGTTTGGAAGGGTTAGATGTGCGGACGTGTGATGAAGATGTCCAGCCGAAAACTGTAGACAGTGGTGTTATAGAAGAAGTCTGGCAAGAAGCACGTCAAGCAGCAAACGCAGTTTTGGAAAAACACACGCTTCAGGATCTCCGTGAAAAACGAGATGCACGGCGGCAGTTAGATATCATGTACTACATTTAA
- a CDS encoding class I SAM-dependent methyltransferase translates to MTAVKTAPDLTSRLVNRILAIKPLYSLAKHQARQMMIKRSEKMGVSWNKEVETLKARNWESDLAQVQNPQLSYPQYYLTSFHAYETGNLSWQAAFEVEPAAYAVHAKIWQDAEALGDPKLRASYHDILKAQIPHQPQDILDMGCSVGLSTFALQKIYPQAKITGLDLSPYFLAVAHYREQQHNCKINWVHAPAESTGLSDASFDLVSIFLMCHELPQSATKEIFTEARRLLRPGGYLAIMDMNPKSEIYTQMPPYILTLLKSTEPYLDEYFALDIEQTLIEAGFNAPSITRNTPRHRTVIAQMSG, encoded by the coding sequence ATGACTGCTGTAAAAACTGCTCCTGACTTAACCTCCCGTTTGGTGAATCGCATCTTAGCAATTAAGCCGCTATACAGCCTAGCCAAACACCAAGCCAGACAAATGATGATCAAACGCTCTGAAAAAATGGGTGTATCTTGGAACAAAGAAGTAGAGACACTAAAAGCGCGTAATTGGGAAAGCGATTTAGCTCAAGTCCAAAATCCCCAGCTTTCTTACCCACAATATTACCTCACCTCATTTCACGCTTACGAAACCGGAAATTTAAGCTGGCAAGCGGCTTTTGAAGTAGAACCCGCTGCTTACGCTGTCCACGCTAAAATATGGCAGGATGCGGAAGCGCTAGGCGATCCAAAATTGCGTGCCTCATATCACGATATCCTTAAAGCACAAATTCCCCATCAACCGCAAGACATTTTAGACATGGGGTGCAGCGTGGGTTTGAGTACCTTTGCTTTGCAAAAGATTTATCCCCAAGCCAAAATCACAGGCTTAGACTTATCTCCTTACTTTTTAGCTGTTGCTCACTACCGAGAACAGCAACACAATTGTAAAATAAATTGGGTTCATGCCCCTGCCGAATCAACTGGGCTATCAGATGCATCATTTGATTTAGTCTCAATTTTCCTGATGTGCCACGAATTGCCCCAGTCAGCAACCAAAGAGATTTTTACAGAAGCGCGGCGTCTGCTGCGTCCGGGTGGATATTTGGCAATCATGGATATGAATCCCAAATCGGAAATTTATACGCAGATGCCGCCTTACATTTTGACACTGCTCAAAAGTACTGAACCGTATTTAGACGAATATTTTGCCTTAGACATTGAACAAACCCTGATCGAGGCAGGTTTTAATGCACCTAGCATCACTCGCAACACCCCCCGTCACCGTACCGTTATTGCTCAGATGAGTGGCTGA
- a CDS encoding J domain-containing protein: MTSNHYETLKVSPLASQAEIKQAYRRLVKLFHPDTNQQTADRDQIIHINAAYEVLGDAQSRLNYDQKLRDKSQKSQSDRQQRTAAAQQRYKAARRTGRDIDDQIEAWLHLVYQPVNRLVDGILNSLEDQIDQLAADPFDDELLEEFQDYLNTCRNDLKQAQISFRSLPNPPSLARAAAHLYYSLNRIADGLDELEFFPLNYDEHYLHTGHEMFRIATRLHREAQESIDIYV, from the coding sequence ATGACATCTAACCACTACGAAACTCTTAAAGTAAGTCCTCTTGCAAGCCAAGCGGAAATTAAGCAAGCTTATCGCCGCTTGGTGAAATTATTTCATCCGGATACTAATCAACAAACAGCAGACCGCGACCAGATTATACACATTAATGCAGCATACGAGGTTTTAGGCGACGCACAAAGTCGCCTAAATTATGACCAAAAACTGCGCGATAAGTCCCAAAAATCTCAAAGCGATCGCCAACAGCGCACAGCAGCAGCTCAACAGCGTTACAAAGCAGCAAGGCGAACCGGACGCGATATTGATGACCAAATTGAGGCATGGCTCCACTTAGTCTATCAACCAGTCAATCGCTTAGTTGATGGCATTCTCAATTCTCTAGAAGACCAAATCGATCAACTAGCTGCCGATCCCTTTGATGATGAACTGTTAGAAGAATTTCAAGATTACTTAAACACCTGTCGAAATGACCTCAAGCAAGCGCAAATTAGTTTTCGTTCTCTACCAAATCCCCCAAGTTTAGCAAGAGCTGCGGCTCACCTCTACTACAGCCTGAATCGAATCGCCGATGGGCTTGACGAGTTAGAATTTTTCCCTTTGAACTACGATGAGCATTATCTGCACACTGGACACGAAATGTTCCGCATCGCTACAAGATTGCACCGCGAAGCGCAAGAATCTATAGATATATATGTATAG
- a CDS encoding M1 family metallopeptidase yields the protein MSQFSFEAENNHHRSFELPGAKPHYNPDRPGQVEHIYLDLSLDIPNQSYHGTCRIRLLPIRNGVDRLTLDAVNLNIKSVEVNEVSSKFDCDGEQLFIQLPQPTQVGVKLLMAIAYSVEKPQRGIYFIQPDKHYPDKPIQVWTQGEDEDSRFWFPCFDYPGQLSSSEIKVRVPKQFVAISNGELIDTTEDGDDKIYHWLQQQVHPTYLMTLAVGNFAAIRDEWQGKPVTYYVEKGRESDAKRSMGKTPRMIEFLSEKYGYPYAFPNYDQVCVDDFIFGGMENTSTTLLTDRCLLDERAALDNRNSESLVVHELAHQWFGDLVVIKHWSHAWVKEGMASYSEVMWTEHEYGDQEAAYYRLLEARSYLAEDASRYRRPMVTHVYREAIELYDRHIYEKGSCVYHMIRAELGEELFWQAIGTFVRDNAHKTVETIDLLRAIEKATGRNLTFLFDQYVYRGGHPDFKVAYSWDQDAKLAKVTVTQNQVTTDNANNLFDLKIPIGFGYTQQPTPPLTLRVRQSPQRGEPAHGEPALREGFPPQATGEPRRGAGLTTFTVRVNEREQSFYFPLTEKPNFISFDVGNNYLKTVSLEYPVAELKAQMEFDPNPISRIYAAEALAKKGGLEAVNALSAALQNDTFWGVRVEVAKQLANIKLDQAFDKLVVGLKDTSSFVRRSVAEALGTIKTNESYKALKPLLQDGDPSYYVEAMAARSIGAIASANLDDKPREEKVLKLLKSVLTEKAGWNEVVRSGAIAGLAELKTSEAALNLILEYTKIGIPQPLRLSAIRALGKISVGQTPANLEAILNRLAMLAKESFFLTQVAVVVALGQMQTPKAISILRSLADQTADGRVRRFAEEEITKVSLHVGTEGTLRQLREELDQVKQQNQELKSRLENLEAKSKL from the coding sequence ATGTCGCAGTTTTCTTTTGAAGCCGAGAATAATCACCACAGATCTTTTGAGTTACCAGGTGCAAAACCACACTATAACCCTGATCGCCCAGGACAGGTAGAGCATATTTATCTAGACCTCAGCTTGGATATTCCTAACCAAAGTTACCACGGGACTTGTCGCATTCGCTTATTACCAATCCGCAATGGGGTCGATCGCTTGACTTTGGATGCGGTGAATTTGAACATTAAGTCTGTCGAAGTCAACGAGGTGTCATCCAAGTTTGACTGCGATGGAGAACAGCTTTTCATCCAACTTCCTCAACCGACGCAAGTCGGGGTAAAATTGCTGATGGCGATCGCCTACTCTGTCGAAAAACCCCAACGCGGTATTTACTTTATTCAACCTGACAAACATTACCCCGACAAACCTATTCAAGTCTGGACTCAAGGAGAAGACGAAGACTCGCGTTTCTGGTTTCCCTGCTTCGACTATCCAGGACAATTATCTTCGAGTGAAATCAAAGTCCGAGTACCCAAACAGTTTGTAGCCATTTCCAACGGCGAACTGATTGACACCACAGAAGACGGCGATGATAAAATATACCACTGGTTGCAGCAACAAGTTCATCCTACCTATTTAATGACTTTGGCTGTAGGCAACTTTGCGGCAATTCGCGATGAATGGCAAGGCAAACCCGTCACCTACTATGTAGAAAAGGGACGCGAGTCAGATGCTAAACGCAGCATGGGCAAAACTCCGCGCATGATCGAGTTTTTAAGCGAAAAATATGGTTATCCTTATGCTTTCCCCAACTACGATCAAGTATGCGTTGATGACTTTATCTTTGGTGGGATGGAAAACACATCCACCACGCTGCTAACTGATAGATGTTTGCTGGATGAACGCGCTGCATTAGATAACCGCAATAGCGAAAGTTTAGTTGTTCACGAACTCGCACATCAATGGTTTGGCGATTTGGTGGTGATAAAACATTGGTCACACGCTTGGGTAAAGGAGGGAATGGCTTCTTACTCTGAGGTGATGTGGACAGAACATGAATATGGCGATCAAGAAGCTGCATATTATCGGTTACTGGAAGCGCGTAGTTATTTAGCTGAAGATGCATCTCGTTATCGCCGTCCAATGGTGACACACGTTTACCGAGAAGCGATCGAACTTTACGATCGCCACATTTATGAAAAAGGTTCTTGTGTGTATCACATGATTCGGGCAGAATTAGGCGAAGAACTATTTTGGCAAGCAATTGGGACGTTTGTCCGGGATAATGCCCACAAAACTGTCGAAACAATCGATTTACTCAGGGCGATTGAAAAAGCTACTGGACGCAATCTGACGTTTTTGTTCGACCAGTATGTTTATCGCGGTGGTCATCCTGATTTTAAAGTCGCTTACTCTTGGGATCAAGATGCAAAACTGGCGAAAGTCACAGTTACCCAAAATCAAGTTACCACAGATAACGCTAATAATTTATTTGATTTGAAAATCCCCATCGGTTTCGGTTATACTCAACAACCCACTCCCCCACTGACCCTTCGGGTTCGCCAGTCGCCTCAACGCGGGGAACCCGCGCACGGTGAGCCAGCGCTGCGGGAGGGTTTCCCTCCGCAGGCGACTGGCGAACCCCGAAGGGGCGCTGGACTCACCACTTTTACAGTGCGTGTGAATGAACGCGAACAAAGCTTTTACTTTCCACTTACCGAGAAACCGAACTTTATTAGCTTCGATGTCGGGAACAATTATCTGAAAACTGTGTCTTTAGAATATCCGGTAGCGGAGTTAAAAGCACAGATGGAATTTGACCCGAATCCTATCTCCCGTATATATGCAGCCGAAGCTTTGGCGAAAAAAGGAGGTTTAGAAGCGGTAAATGCGTTGTCTGCGGCGTTACAAAATGACACCTTCTGGGGTGTACGTGTGGAAGTAGCCAAGCAACTGGCAAATATCAAGTTAGATCAGGCTTTTGATAAGTTAGTTGTTGGATTAAAAGATACAAGTTCTTTCGTGCGGCGATCTGTGGCGGAAGCACTTGGTACAATCAAGACGAATGAAAGCTATAAGGCTTTAAAACCGCTTTTACAAGATGGCGATCCTAGTTATTATGTAGAGGCAATGGCAGCTCGCTCAATTGGGGCGATCGCTTCTGCTAATTTGGATGACAAACCAAGGGAAGAAAAGGTACTAAAGCTGCTAAAATCAGTTTTGACAGAAAAAGCTGGTTGGAATGAAGTTGTTCGCAGTGGTGCGATCGCTGGTTTAGCAGAACTCAAAACTTCTGAAGCCGCTTTAAATTTAATTCTCGAATACACCAAAATCGGTATACCGCAACCCTTGCGTTTATCGGCGATTCGTGCTTTGGGAAAAATTTCTGTTGGTCAAACTCCTGCCAACTTAGAAGCGATTTTAAATAGATTGGCAATGCTAGCCAAAGAAAGCTTCTTTTTAACGCAAGTTGCAGTAGTTGTTGCGCTCGGACAAATGCAAACTCCGAAAGCGATCTCGATTTTGCGATCGCTTGCTGACCAAACAGCTGATGGACGGGTGCGTCGTTTTGCTGAAGAAGAAATCACCAAAGTAAGTCTTCATGTTGGCACAGAAGGAACTCTGCGTCAATTACGCGAAGAACTCGACCAAGTAAAACAACAAAATCAAGAACTCAAAAGCCGCTTGGAAAATTTAGAAGCCAAATCCAAGCTGTAA
- a CDS encoding DUF3352 domain-containing protein gives MPETKSKFLIPAIGAAVIVTGSIAAYMYLKGPFGDSSGALASAKIVPSTAFIATYVSTDPQAWAKLQQFGTPEAQKIVAKGLDSLNKDLLTESNISYEKDLKPWVGGVMIAVLPSTPANPTPNTGTATLQANILMVVGIKDKLAALNFAKKLKQEKGVTTKEIDYKGEKITETTGKGKPSYSAVLNNTYVVLAPSRQSVENSIDTYKGQPSFASKEGANSVFANKVDVKNTVAQIYVPDYGGMVQQLIATNSQTAIPPQTLKQLKQVKSMVADIGIDDAGVRMKAIANLDPQLSKFQYQNTSAKVVANFPADTLALINGQGISSWWSAVVEQSKDYPEFKQLIEQARGQLKAVNFDLDKDIFGWMNGEFGFAAIPSNQGILAQLGVGGAFVFDTSDRKTAESTFLKLDNLAKSQKINVAQRNIGGKDVTEWQIPQQGALLAHGWLDQDTVFLALGGPIGEAIAQPKTQSLDNSDNFKAVTSSLQKPNGGFLYLDMDKTVSLASRYAVQGQAIPPEAAAILSSIRGLGVTATSLDKSTSQLEMLLALKPKTAK, from the coding sequence ATGCCCGAAACTAAATCAAAATTTTTAATTCCTGCGATTGGCGCTGCTGTAATTGTCACAGGAAGTATAGCAGCTTATATGTATCTAAAAGGACCGTTTGGCGATAGTTCAGGCGCTTTGGCAAGTGCTAAAATAGTCCCTTCTACAGCATTTATCGCAACTTATGTATCTACTGACCCTCAAGCTTGGGCGAAGTTACAGCAGTTTGGTACTCCAGAAGCACAAAAAATAGTCGCAAAAGGTCTGGATAGCTTAAATAAAGATTTGCTTACAGAAAGTAATATTTCTTATGAAAAAGATTTAAAGCCTTGGGTAGGTGGTGTGATGATTGCTGTGCTACCATCAACTCCAGCAAACCCAACTCCAAATACGGGAACAGCGACACTCCAAGCGAATATTTTGATGGTGGTGGGAATTAAGGATAAACTCGCTGCCTTAAATTTTGCTAAAAAATTAAAGCAAGAAAAAGGCGTAACCACAAAGGAAATTGACTACAAAGGCGAAAAAATTACCGAAACTACAGGTAAGGGTAAACCTTCATACAGTGCGGTTTTAAATAATACTTACGTGGTACTGGCTCCATCAAGGCAAAGTGTAGAAAATTCCATCGATACGTATAAAGGACAGCCATCGTTTGCGAGTAAAGAAGGCGCAAACAGCGTTTTTGCGAATAAGGTAGATGTAAAAAATACTGTGGCGCAAATTTACGTACCAGACTATGGCGGGATGGTACAGCAATTAATAGCGACAAATTCCCAAACTGCGATACCTCCACAAACGCTGAAGCAGTTGAAGCAGGTCAAATCGATGGTAGCGGATATTGGTATTGATGATGCGGGAGTGCGGATGAAAGCGATCGCCAATTTAGATCCGCAACTCAGCAAATTTCAGTATCAAAACACGAGCGCGAAAGTAGTAGCGAACTTTCCCGCTGATACTTTAGCGCTAATTAACGGACAGGGGATCAGCAGTTGGTGGTCAGCAGTAGTCGAACAGTCAAAAGATTATCCGGAATTTAAGCAACTAATCGAACAAGCTCGCGGACAGCTTAAAGCGGTAAATTTTGACTTAGATAAAGATATTTTCGGGTGGATGAATGGGGAATTTGGTTTTGCGGCGATTCCTTCCAATCAAGGTATTTTAGCACAACTTGGTGTCGGTGGAGCATTTGTATTTGACACAAGCGATCGCAAAACCGCTGAATCCACCTTCTTAAAATTAGATAACCTCGCCAAAAGCCAAAAAATTAACGTCGCTCAAAGAAATATCGGTGGTAAAGATGTAACTGAATGGCAAATTCCCCAACAAGGTGCATTGTTAGCACATGGTTGGTTAGATCAAGATACCGTATTTTTGGCGTTGGGTGGTCCGATAGGTGAAGCGATCGCCCAACCCAAAACTCAATCTCTCGACAACAGCGACAACTTTAAAGCCGTCACCAGTTCTTTACAAAAACCTAACGGTGGCTTTCTCTACCTAGATATGGATAAAACCGTTTCTCTTGCAAGTCGTTATGCCGTCCAAGGTCAAGCCATCCCCCCAGAAGCCGCTGCCATCCTCAGTTCCATTCGTGGACTCGGTGTAACCGCTACCAGTCTCGACAAATCCACCTCTCAACTAGAAATGTTGTTAGCACTCAAACCAAAAACCGCTAAATAG
- a CDS encoding PrsW family glutamic-type intramembrane protease, translating into MADLSLLLCAVIPPLLLLAYYYCRVSTALSLLRLLLFFIVGAISGFIALSLEWIFETVANSIVDWQQMNKSLFGIALRQLVEIGPIEEGCKLAAVIAPTCYFQRKYQLRPGSVFLFTIAVAFGFTAQENWIYLYNGTATIFERAIGTPVHALFSAPWGYALGIFIGSYIRLSRYKKVIPSAWLNSIICHALVNLLSSAWRYPAPLSFLSYGLFPFLLWMFWRFEQLLRKVQSKPPITLISGYTPKLRNWQRGLVLFALMIGGNAIFGLFLMGRIISPLSLSQLFYPDVFWFIFPRFLLSLIFAMIAWLIYRYLRRSARRQYF; encoded by the coding sequence GTGGCTGATTTATCTCTACTGCTGTGTGCCGTTATACCACCGCTGCTGCTTCTTGCTTATTACTATTGCCGTGTCTCGACTGCCCTATCTTTGCTAAGGCTACTATTGTTCTTTATCGTCGGGGCAATATCTGGTTTCATCGCTCTGAGCCTAGAATGGATTTTTGAAACTGTAGCCAACTCGATTGTAGACTGGCAGCAGATGAATAAATCCCTTTTTGGTATCGCCCTGCGGCAGCTTGTGGAGATTGGTCCGATAGAAGAAGGCTGTAAGTTAGCAGCGGTTATTGCCCCAACTTGCTATTTTCAACGCAAGTATCAATTACGACCCGGTAGCGTTTTTCTCTTCACCATAGCTGTTGCCTTTGGATTCACCGCTCAAGAAAACTGGATTTATCTTTACAATGGCACGGCAACAATTTTTGAGCGTGCGATCGGTACCCCTGTCCACGCTTTGTTCTCGGCTCCTTGGGGTTATGCGCTGGGAATATTTATTGGCTCATACATTCGTTTATCTCGATACAAAAAAGTTATTCCCAGCGCTTGGCTAAATTCAATAATTTGTCATGCTTTAGTTAATCTTCTCTCTAGTGCTTGGCGTTACCCAGCACCGTTAAGCTTCCTCAGCTATGGTTTGTTTCCGTTTCTATTGTGGATGTTTTGGCGATTCGAGCAATTATTGCGAAAAGTGCAAAGCAAACCGCCGATTACTCTGATTTCTGGCTATACACCCAAGCTTCGTAACTGGCAACGGGGTTTAGTGCTGTTTGCGCTGATGATAGGTGGAAATGCAATTTTTGGGCTTTTTTTGATGGGAAGAATTATCAGCCCCTTAAGTCTGTCGCAGCTTTTTTACCCTGATGTTTTCTGGTTTATATTTCCCCGCTTTCTACTAAGTCTAATTTTCGCAATGATAGCGTGGCTAATTTACCGCTATTTAAGACGTTCAGCGCGACGGCAATATTTTTAA
- a CDS encoding glycosyltransferase, whose amino-acid sequence MRKPVLTIFYQFNPWNTTIGGIQTLINIFIKYAPPEFVVRLVGTGNDKSQPINKWQSAEFAGREISFLPLFSLENDNVRSLIPTTVKYTAALVGQCFESDFMHFHRLEPTLAALNWQGEKTLFIHNDIHTQMQTVGDKKAILWRRFPAAYFAVESLLVPQFSQILSCNTDAVKHYKERYKSVSDRVAYIKNSFDNELFYPLSQQEKEVKKRELAQKLGLSDDTRFVLFAGRLHPQKDPTLLVRAFAALNDPCVHLLIAGDGELAAQVRTEIDTLGLTGRVTMLGAVPIAELAQLHRICNAFVLSSAYEGLPLVVLEALASGTPVVTTECGETPKLLTPNTGVVCKQRTSECIADALRKVLQHPEDYPIESCIRTAQPYAARTVVRDIYAQMLNRWEQRVTFAVT is encoded by the coding sequence ATGCGTAAACCAGTTCTCACAATTTTTTACCAGTTCAATCCTTGGAACACTACTATCGGGGGCATTCAGACCCTAATAAACATATTTATCAAGTACGCACCTCCAGAATTTGTGGTGCGACTTGTAGGAACAGGAAACGATAAAAGCCAGCCTATAAACAAATGGCAATCAGCCGAATTTGCAGGCAGAGAAATTAGTTTTCTCCCTCTATTTTCTCTGGAAAACGATAATGTTAGAAGCTTGATACCGACGACGGTAAAGTATACGGCAGCGCTTGTAGGGCAATGCTTTGAGTCAGATTTCATGCATTTTCATCGGCTAGAGCCAACCTTAGCAGCCCTTAATTGGCAAGGAGAAAAAACTTTATTCATACACAATGATATTCACACGCAAATGCAAACTGTGGGTGATAAGAAGGCGATTCTTTGGCGAAGATTTCCGGCAGCATATTTCGCTGTCGAGAGTTTATTAGTGCCTCAGTTTAGCCAAATTCTTTCATGCAATACTGATGCAGTAAAGCATTATAAAGAGCGTTATAAGAGTGTTAGCGATCGCGTTGCATACATTAAAAACTCGTTTGATAACGAGCTTTTTTATCCCTTGAGTCAGCAAGAGAAAGAAGTAAAAAAACGCGAACTAGCGCAAAAGCTAGGTTTATCGGATGATACACGTTTTGTGCTGTTTGCGGGTCGCCTGCATCCGCAGAAAGATCCAACATTGTTAGTACGTGCTTTTGCAGCTTTAAACGATCCTTGCGTTCACCTACTTATAGCCGGTGATGGAGAATTAGCAGCTCAAGTTCGCACAGAAATTGATACCTTAGGTTTAACAGGTCGAGTAACAATGCTTGGTGCTGTTCCAATTGCAGAACTGGCACAATTACATCGTATCTGTAACGCCTTTGTGCTGAGTAGCGCTTATGAAGGTCTACCTTTGGTCGTCCTAGAAGCGCTGGCTAGCGGAACGCCAGTAGTCACAACTGAATGTGGGGAAACCCCGAAATTGCTAACTCCTAATACTGGAGTTGTTTGTAAGCAACGCACAAGCGAGTGCATCGCCGATGCCTTACGCAAGGTACTACAGCATCCAGAAGATTATCCGATTGAATCGTGTATCCGGACTGCACAACCCTATGCAGCTCGCACGGTTGTTCGAGATATCTACGCCCAAATGTTAAATCGTTGGGAACAGCGAGTTACTTTTGCTGTTACCTAA
- a CDS encoding 6-carboxytetrahydropterin synthase: MQCIVNRRAQFSASHRYWLPELSEAENIDKFGACSRFPGHGHNYVLFVSLAGELDKYGMVLNLSDVKHAIKQEVTSQLDFSYLNDVWTEFQQTLPTTENIARVIWQRLAPHLPVVRVQLFENPELWADYMGNLMEAYLTTSTHFSAAHRLAHPNLSDKENAEIYGKCARTHGHGHNYHLEVTVKGEIDPRTGMIVDLGGLNQAIQDYVVEPFDHTFLNKDIAYFGEVVPTAENIALYISNLLRSPIQELGAKLYKVKLIESPNNSCEIYCTESESNSASALENQRVLMRV, from the coding sequence ATGCAATGCATTGTTAATCGCCGCGCTCAGTTTTCCGCAAGTCATCGGTATTGGTTACCAGAACTAAGTGAAGCAGAGAATATTGATAAATTTGGTGCTTGTTCGCGATTTCCCGGACATGGGCATAACTATGTTCTATTTGTCTCTTTAGCTGGGGAATTAGATAAATATGGCATGGTGCTGAATTTGTCTGATGTGAAACACGCAATTAAGCAAGAAGTTACAAGCCAACTAGACTTTTCTTATCTCAACGATGTGTGGACAGAATTTCAACAAACTCTGCCCACTACAGAGAATATCGCACGAGTTATCTGGCAGCGCCTAGCACCCCACTTGCCTGTAGTCCGCGTGCAGTTGTTTGAAAATCCTGAACTTTGGGCAGATTATATGGGAAACTTAATGGAAGCTTACCTTACTACCAGCACACACTTTAGTGCCGCTCACAGATTGGCTCACCCGAACCTCAGCGACAAAGAGAACGCGGAGATTTACGGTAAATGCGCTCGGACTCACGGTCACGGACACAACTATCATTTAGAAGTTACCGTAAAAGGAGAAATTGACCCGCGCACCGGGATGATTGTGGATTTAGGTGGTTTGAATCAAGCCATACAAGATTACGTTGTCGAGCCATTCGACCACACCTTTTTAAACAAAGATATTGCTTACTTTGGCGAAGTAGTCCCCACTGCTGAGAATATCGCACTTTACATCAGTAATTTGCTGCGATCGCCTATTCAAGAATTGGGAGCAAAGCTTTACAAAGTTAAACTCATCGAGAGTCCGAATAACTCCTGCGAAATCTACTGCACCGAGTCAGAATCAAACTCAGCCAGTGCCCTAGAAAATCAGCGAGTTTTAATGCGTGTATAG
- a CDS encoding helix-turn-helix domain-containing protein: protein MCRVLKLEIKETQVELLELLRQQKTGFGKERIQALYLLKTRQVETVQHLAVVLGRGRITVQRWLRLYRDGGLNHLLEQRKSPGRTKTIPLEVRSLIKQELSEPEGFKSYEEVQTWLLASEGIKASYKVVHEVVRYKLKAKLKAPRPRSIKQHKGIEEDFKKNFRHG, encoded by the coding sequence ATGTGTCGGGTTCTTAAATTAGAGATAAAAGAAACGCAGGTAGAACTACTAGAGTTGTTGAGGCAGCAAAAAACTGGGTTTGGGAAAGAACGAATTCAAGCTTTGTATTTACTCAAAACTCGGCAAGTAGAAACGGTACAACACTTAGCAGTGGTACTGGGAAGAGGTCGGATAACGGTACAAAGATGGCTCCGGCTTTACAGAGATGGAGGATTAAACCACCTACTCGAACAAAGAAAGAGTCCGGGACGGACAAAAACCATACCACTTGAGGTGCGATCGCTAATTAAACAAGAATTGTCTGAGCCAGAAGGATTTAAAAGCTACGAGGAAGTCCAGACCTGGCTTTTAGCGTCTGAAGGAATCAAAGCATCTTACAAGGTTGTGCATGAAGTTGTCCGTTACAAACTAAAAGCGAAATTAAAAGCACCGCGCCCACGTAGCATAAAACAACACAAGGGCATAGAGGAAGACTTTAAAAAAAACTTCCGGCATGGCTAA
- a CDS encoding IS630 family transposase, giving the protein MSPLEQYRKVRYWCGDESRFGLQTITGKLITLTGVKPVGFTQWKRDNFYIYGVVEPLTGDNFVLEFSHLDTVCFEIFLEKLAALYPEDLHIIQVDNGAFHFSNYLQVPENIILLFQPPHTPEVNPIERLWKEIKKTLRWECFQTLDELREAVWKQLDQLSAYQVKSITGWDFILEALFVSGFS; this is encoded by the coding sequence ATATCACCATTAGAGCAATATCGAAAAGTACGTTATTGGTGTGGAGATGAAAGTAGATTTGGTCTACAAACTATAACGGGAAAGTTAATAACGCTTACAGGCGTGAAACCAGTTGGATTTACGCAGTGGAAGCGAGATAACTTTTATATCTATGGAGTTGTAGAACCATTAACGGGAGACAACTTTGTCCTTGAATTTTCACATCTAGATACTGTTTGTTTTGAAATATTTTTAGAAAAATTAGCTGCATTATATCCAGAAGACTTACATATAATCCAAGTAGATAATGGTGCATTTCATTTTAGTAATTATTTACAAGTACCGGAGAATATAATTCTCTTGTTTCAGCCTCCACATACACCCGAAGTCAATCCAATTGAGAGGTTATGGAAAGAAATAAAAAAAACTTTGAGATGGGAATGTTTTCAAACATTAGATGAGTTGCGAGAGGCTGTGTGGAAACAGTTAGATCAATTGAGTGCTTATCAAGTCAAATCTATCACTGGATGGGATTTTATTTTGGAGGCTTTATTTGTATCAGGCTTTTCGTGA